A window from Cytobacillus sp. FSL H8-0458 encodes these proteins:
- a CDS encoding YugN-like family protein, translating to MIEIPSKVEGKHFDLYKLEQALKPIGYSIGGNWDYDHGSFDYKIDDEVGYQFLRVPFKAIDGQLDDPSCTVEIGRPFLLSHKYQRGLDDHAYTGNFSASFDQFSEPVDKDASFPKEFIDLGKALVEELESILIRD from the coding sequence GTGATTGAGATACCTTCAAAAGTGGAAGGAAAGCATTTTGATTTATATAAGCTGGAGCAGGCTTTGAAGCCGATTGGCTATTCGATTGGCGGGAACTGGGATTATGATCACGGTTCTTTTGACTATAAAATTGATGATGAGGTGGGGTACCAGTTTTTAAGGGTCCCATTTAAGGCAATTGATGGGCAGCTTGATGATCCAAGCTGTACGGTGGAGATAGGCAGGCCGTTTCTGCTTTCCCATAAGTACCAGCGCGGTCTTGATGACCACGCTTATACCGGAAATTTCAGCGCCTCCTTTGATCAATTCTCGGAGCCTGTGGATAAGGACGCCAGTTTTCCGAAGGAATTCATTGATCTCGGCAAAGCGCTTGTCGAAGAGCTT
- a CDS encoding glucose-6-phosphate isomerase, with protein MTHVRFDYSKALPFFGEHEITYLQDAVKVAHHSLHEQTGAGSDYLGWIDLPSNYDKEEFSRIQKAAEKIKNDSDVLIVIGIGGSYLGARAAIEMLQHSFYNALPKEKRGTPQVLFAGNNISSSYMKDLMDLLEGKDWSINVISKSGTTTEPALAFRIFRKMLEEKYGVEEARKRIYATTDKARGALKTLATEEGYESFIIPDDVGGRYSVLTAVGLLPIAVSGASIEDMMNGAAQAREDFSKSELQENAAYQYAAVRNVLYNKGKTIEMLINYEPGLQYFAEWWKQLFGESEGKDQKGIFPSSANFSTDLHSLGQYVQEGRRDLFETVIKVEESRHELTIEEAENDLDGLNYLAGETVDFVNNKAFEGTMLAHTDGGVPNLIVSIPKMDAYTFGYLVYFFEKACAMSGYLLGVNPFDQPGVEAYKVNMFALLGKPGFEEKKAELEKRLK; from the coding sequence ATGACACACGTTCGTTTTGATTACTCAAAAGCACTTCCTTTTTTTGGCGAACATGAAATTACATATTTGCAGGATGCAGTGAAGGTTGCTCACCACTCCCTTCATGAACAAACTGGAGCTGGCAGCGACTATTTAGGCTGGATCGATCTGCCTTCAAACTACGATAAAGAAGAGTTCTCCCGCATTCAAAAAGCGGCTGAGAAAATTAAGAATGATTCTGATGTTCTTATTGTGATTGGAATTGGAGGCTCCTATCTTGGAGCGCGTGCGGCTATTGAAATGCTTCAGCACAGCTTCTATAATGCACTTCCAAAAGAAAAGCGCGGCACTCCACAGGTACTGTTTGCCGGCAACAATATCAGTTCTTCATACATGAAGGATTTAATGGATCTGCTTGAAGGAAAAGATTGGTCCATTAATGTGATTTCCAAATCAGGCACAACAACTGAGCCGGCATTGGCTTTCCGTATTTTCCGCAAAATGCTGGAGGAAAAATATGGTGTGGAAGAAGCGCGTAAACGAATCTATGCTACCACCGACAAAGCGAGAGGTGCTTTAAAAACTCTTGCGACAGAAGAAGGCTACGAGTCATTTATTATTCCTGATGATGTGGGCGGCCGCTATTCTGTTCTTACAGCAGTAGGTCTTTTACCGATAGCTGTCAGCGGTGCGAGCATTGAAGATATGATGAACGGTGCTGCACAGGCACGCGAAGACTTCAGCAAATCTGAGCTTCAGGAGAACGCTGCCTATCAGTACGCTGCTGTCCGCAATGTTCTTTATAACAAAGGCAAAACGATTGAAATGCTGATCAACTATGAACCAGGTCTTCAATATTTTGCAGAGTGGTGGAAGCAGCTGTTCGGTGAAAGTGAAGGAAAAGACCAGAAAGGAATTTTTCCTTCATCAGCAAACTTCTCCACTGATCTTCATTCATTAGGCCAGTATGTTCAGGAAGGCCGCCGGGACCTTTTTGAAACGGTTATCAAAGTGGAAGAATCACGCCATGAGCTTACAATTGAAGAAGCAGAGAATGATCTTGATGGCCTGAACTATCTTGCGGGTGAGACTGTCGATTTTGTGAACAATAAAGCTTTTGAAGGAACTATGCTTGCACACACAGACGGCGGTGTGCCAAACCTGATCGTTTCCATTCCAAAAATGGATGCCTATACATTTGGCTATCTGGTTTACTTCTTTGAAAAAGCATGTGCCATGAGCGGCTATCTTCTGGGAGTGAATCCATTTGACCAGCCTGGTGTTGAAGCATACAAAGTGAACATGTTTGCCCTATTAGGAAAACCAGGATTTGAAGAGAAAAAAGCTGAACTTGAAAAGAGATTGAAATAA
- a CDS encoding iron-containing alcohol dehydrogenase, whose product MQNFTFYNPTKLIFGKDQLSHLQTEIPQYGKRVLVIYGGGSIKSNGLYDKVMAQLKEIDAEVFELAGVEPNPRISTVRKGVEICKNEGIDFLLAVGGGSVIDCTKAIAAGAKYDGDAWDLVIKKAFAAEALPFGTVLTLAATGSEMNAGSVITNWETNEKYGWGSPVTFPKFSILDPVNTFTVPRNQTVYGIVDMMSHVLEHYFHLEENTDFQDRMCESLLITIMEAAPKLLEDLESYEHRATILYSGTMALNGILNMGYRGDWATHNIEHAVSAVYDIPHGGGLAILFPNWMKHNLNVKPERFKQLAVRVFNVDPAGKTDEEAALEGIEKLREFWNSIGAPARLADYDIDDSKIELMADKATVNGEFGNFAKLNHADVVSIYRASL is encoded by the coding sequence ATGCAAAATTTTACCTTTTATAATCCAACTAAATTAATTTTTGGGAAAGATCAGCTGTCGCACTTGCAGACTGAAATCCCTCAGTACGGCAAGAGGGTTCTTGTTATTTACGGCGGCGGAAGCATTAAGAGTAATGGTTTATACGATAAAGTGATGGCTCAGCTGAAAGAAATTGATGCTGAAGTTTTTGAACTGGCAGGGGTTGAGCCTAATCCAAGAATCTCTACCGTACGCAAAGGTGTTGAAATCTGTAAAAATGAAGGCATCGATTTCCTGCTCGCTGTTGGTGGAGGGAGTGTAATCGACTGCACTAAGGCTATTGCTGCCGGTGCAAAATATGATGGCGATGCCTGGGATCTGGTTATCAAGAAAGCATTTGCTGCAGAAGCTCTGCCGTTTGGAACGGTTCTTACACTAGCTGCTACCGGCTCTGAAATGAATGCCGGATCTGTTATTACAAACTGGGAAACAAACGAAAAATACGGATGGGGCAGTCCTGTGACATTCCCTAAATTTTCAATTCTTGATCCTGTTAATACGTTCACAGTGCCAAGAAATCAAACGGTGTATGGAATTGTCGATATGATGTCCCATGTGCTGGAGCATTATTTCCATCTTGAAGAAAATACTGATTTTCAGGATCGCATGTGTGAATCCCTGCTGATTACTATAATGGAAGCAGCGCCTAAACTTCTTGAAGACCTCGAAAGCTATGAGCATCGTGCAACCATTTTATATTCCGGCACGATGGCGTTGAATGGAATTCTGAATATGGGCTATCGCGGAGACTGGGCAACGCATAATATCGAGCATGCCGTATCGGCTGTTTATGATATTCCTCATGGCGGCGGCCTTGCCATACTGTTCCCGAACTGGATGAAGCATAATCTGAACGTGAAGCCTGAACGATTTAAGCAGCTGGCTGTCCGTGTATTTAATGTGGATCCGGCAGGAAAAACGGATGAAGAGGCAGCACTTGAAGGGATCGAAAAGCTTCGTGAATTCTGGAACAGCATTGGAGCGCCTGCCCGCCTGGCTGATTATGACATCGATGACAGCAAGATTGAATTGATGGCAGATAAAGCAACGGTAAACGGGGAATTTGGCAATTTCGCGAAATTGAATCATGCTGACGTGGTTTCAATCTACCGGGCTTCTTTATAA
- a CDS encoding DUF378 domain-containing protein, with product MSGIQRIALVLTIIGAINWGLIGFFQFDLVAAIFGGQDSALSRIIYGLVGIAGLINLGLLFKPNEELEREPETETRPTR from the coding sequence ATGAGTGGCATTCAGCGTATTGCACTGGTTCTTACAATTATTGGGGCTATTAACTGGGGTTTAATCGGATTTTTCCAATTTGATCTTGTGGCAGCTATCTTTGGCGGCCAGGATTCAGCCCTTTCAAGAATCATATATGGTCTGGTGGGCATCGCCGGCCTAATCAACTTGGGCCTTCTCTTCAAACCAAATGAAGAACTGGAAAGAGAGCCTGAGACTGAGACTAGACCAACCCGTTAA
- a CDS encoding Glu/Leu/Phe/Val family dehydrogenase has translation MEESLNLFTSTQVVIKEALNKLGYADEMYELLKEPLRMLTVRIPVRMDDGSVKIFTGYRSQHNDAVGPTKGGVRFHPEVNEDEVKALSMWMSLKCGIVDLPYGGGKGGIICDPRSMSMGELERLSRGYVRAISQIVGPTKDIPAPDVYTNSQIMAWMMDEYSRLREYDSPGFITGKPLVLGGSQGREKATAQGVVICIEEAAKKHGISIEGARVAVQGFGNAGSFLAKFMHDAGAKVVAISDAYGALYDPNGLDIDYLLDRRDSFGTVTTLFDNTLTNEELLELDCDILVPAAVSNQITAANAHNIKAPIIVEAANGPTTLEATKILSDRGILLVPDVLASSGGVTVSYFEWVQNNQGYYWTEEEVTEKLKKVLVQAFDNVYQTSQQRKVNMRLAAYMVGARKMSEASRFRGWV, from the coding sequence ATGGAAGAGTCTTTAAATTTATTTACTTCAACTCAAGTTGTGATTAAAGAAGCTTTGAACAAGCTCGGCTATGCAGATGAGATGTATGAGCTGCTGAAAGAACCGCTGAGGATGCTCACAGTGAGAATCCCAGTTAGGATGGATGACGGGTCGGTAAAAATTTTTACCGGATACCGATCTCAGCATAATGATGCGGTAGGACCGACAAAGGGCGGTGTTCGTTTTCATCCTGAAGTAAATGAGGATGAAGTAAAAGCTTTATCCATGTGGATGAGTTTAAAGTGCGGGATTGTGGATCTTCCTTATGGAGGAGGGAAAGGCGGCATCATTTGTGATCCCCGTTCCATGTCAATGGGGGAGCTGGAACGCTTAAGCCGAGGATATGTAAGGGCAATCAGCCAGATCGTTGGACCTACTAAAGATATACCTGCTCCGGATGTTTATACGAACTCACAGATCATGGCCTGGATGATGGATGAATACAGCCGCCTCCGTGAGTATGATTCTCCTGGGTTCATCACAGGCAAGCCACTTGTTCTCGGAGGATCGCAAGGAAGGGAAAAGGCAACTGCACAGGGTGTAGTAATCTGCATCGAGGAAGCTGCGAAAAAGCACGGCATTTCCATTGAAGGAGCCCGTGTGGCTGTTCAGGGATTTGGTAATGCAGGAAGCTTCCTGGCAAAATTTATGCATGATGCAGGCGCTAAAGTGGTCGCCATTTCAGATGCATATGGTGCTCTATATGATCCAAATGGCTTAGATATTGATTACCTTCTTGATAGACGCGACAGCTTTGGAACGGTAACGACTCTTTTCGATAACACTTTAACAAACGAAGAATTGCTTGAACTGGATTGCGATATCCTGGTTCCTGCGGCTGTGTCCAATCAGATTACGGCAGCAAATGCCCATAATATTAAAGCTCCCATCATAGTAGAGGCAGCAAATGGCCCAACTACTCTTGAAGCTACAAAAATACTTTCAGACCGGGGAATCCTGCTTGTTCCTGATGTGTTAGCCAGCTCAGGCGGTGTAACTGTATCCTATTTCGAATGGGTGCAGAACAACCAGGGGTACTATTGGACTGAAGAGGAAGTTACAGAAAAGCTGAAAAAAGTACTTGTTCAGGCTTTCGATAATGTTTACCAGACTTCACAGCAAAGAAAGGTAAATATGCGTCTTGCTGCTTACATGGTCGGCGCGAGAAAAATGTCTGAAGCATCCCGCTTCAGAGGCTGGGTGTAA
- a CDS encoding ornithine--oxo-acid transaminase, which produces MAEATKSHSLIEQTEKYGANNYHPLPIVISKAEGVWVEDPEGNKYMDMLSAYSAVNQGHRHPKIIKALKDQADRVTLTSRAFHNDQLGPWYEMICELTNKDMALPMNTGAEAVETAIKAARRWAYDVKGVADNQAEIIACIGNFHGRTMTAVSLSSEEEYKRGFGPMLPGIKLIPYGDLDALKEAITENTAAFLIEPIQGEAGIVIPPEGFLKKAYETCKENNVLFIADEIQAGLARSGKMFACEWEDVDPDMFILGKALGGGVFPISCVVANKDVLGVFNPGSHGSTFGGNPMACAVSVASLNVLVEEKLADRSLKLGEYFMNKLKEINNPVIKEVRGRGLFIGVELSEPARKYCEELKEQGLLCKETHDTVIRFAPPLVISEEELDWAIERINKVLS; this is translated from the coding sequence TTGGCTGAAGCGACAAAATCACATTCACTTATCGAACAAACTGAAAAATACGGTGCAAACAATTATCACCCGCTTCCAATCGTTATTTCCAAAGCGGAAGGTGTTTGGGTGGAAGATCCTGAAGGCAATAAATACATGGATATGCTAAGTGCTTATTCAGCTGTAAACCAAGGCCACCGCCATCCGAAAATCATCAAGGCGCTGAAGGATCAGGCTGACCGCGTAACGCTAACTTCACGTGCTTTCCATAACGATCAGCTGGGTCCTTGGTATGAAATGATTTGCGAATTGACAAATAAAGACATGGCTCTTCCGATGAATACAGGGGCAGAAGCGGTTGAAACGGCAATTAAAGCTGCACGCCGCTGGGCTTATGATGTAAAAGGGGTAGCAGATAATCAGGCGGAAATCATTGCTTGTATAGGTAACTTCCATGGCCGTACTATGACAGCGGTTTCGCTTTCTTCTGAAGAAGAATATAAGCGAGGCTTCGGACCTATGCTTCCTGGCATTAAGCTGATTCCGTACGGAGACCTTGACGCGCTTAAAGAAGCAATCACTGAGAATACGGCTGCTTTCTTAATTGAGCCAATCCAGGGTGAAGCTGGAATTGTGATTCCTCCTGAAGGCTTCCTGAAAAAAGCATATGAAACTTGTAAGGAGAACAATGTATTATTCATTGCAGATGAAATCCAGGCTGGCCTTGCCCGTTCCGGAAAAATGTTTGCGTGTGAATGGGAAGATGTAGATCCTGACATGTTCATTTTAGGTAAAGCGCTTGGAGGGGGAGTATTCCCGATTTCATGTGTGGTTGCGAATAAAGATGTTCTTGGGGTATTCAACCCTGGATCACATGGTTCAACATTTGGAGGAAACCCAATGGCATGTGCCGTATCTGTTGCTTCCTTGAATGTATTGGTTGAAGAAAAGCTGGCAGATCGTTCCCTTAAACTCGGCGAATATTTCATGAACAAATTAAAAGAAATTAATAATCCTGTTATTAAAGAAGTGCGCGGCCGCGGTTTATTTATCGGTGTAGAGCTGAGTGAGCCGGCACGCAAATATTGCGAAGAGCTTAAAGAACAAGGATTGCTTTGCAAAGAAACGCATGACACGGTTATTCGATTTGCCCCTCCTTTAGTCATTTCTGAAGAAGAGCTTGATTGGGCAATTGAAAGAATCAATAAAGTATTAAGCTAA
- the pruA gene encoding L-glutamate gamma-semialdehyde dehydrogenase — MVQPYKHEPFTNFKTEENREAYLQGLKTVESYLGQDYDLLIGGERISTEDKIVSINPSNKEEVVGRVSKANRELAEKAMQAAVEAFKTWRKVKPETRADVLFKAAAIIRRRKHEFSALLTKEAGKPWNEADADTAEAIDFLEYYARQILEIKDGVPVNSRPNEYNRYDYIPLGVGIIISPWNFPLAIMAGTTVAAIVAGNTVLLKPASTTPVVAAKFVEVMEEAGLPKGVLNFVPGSGAEVGDYLVDHKDTRFISFTGSRDVGLRINERASKLNEGQIWLKRVIAEMGGKDTIVVDKEADLELAATSIVASAFGFSGQKCSACSRAVIVEDVYDQVLNRVVELTNELTQGNPEDQSNYMGPVIDQGAFDKIMSYIETGKEEGKLMTGGEGDNSKGFFIKPTVFADLAPDARLMQEEIFGPVVGFTKAKDFDHALEIANNTEYGLTGAVITQNREHIQKAREDFHVGNLYFNRGCTGAIVGYQPFGGFNMSGTDSKAGGPDYILLHMQAKTTSEMY, encoded by the coding sequence ATGGTACAGCCGTACAAACATGAACCTTTCACAAATTTTAAAACAGAAGAAAACCGTGAAGCGTACTTACAGGGATTAAAAACAGTCGAAAGCTATTTAGGACAGGATTATGATCTTTTAATTGGCGGAGAGCGCATTTCTACTGAAGATAAAATTGTATCAATCAATCCTTCTAATAAAGAAGAAGTAGTTGGCCGTGTTTCAAAGGCAAACCGCGAGCTTGCGGAAAAAGCGATGCAGGCTGCTGTGGAAGCATTCAAAACATGGAGAAAAGTGAAGCCGGAAACACGCGCAGATGTTTTATTCAAAGCTGCTGCGATTATCCGCCGCCGCAAGCATGAGTTCTCTGCTCTCTTAACAAAAGAAGCAGGAAAGCCTTGGAACGAGGCAGATGCTGATACTGCGGAAGCGATTGACTTCCTTGAGTACTATGCACGCCAAATTTTAGAAATCAAAGACGGTGTTCCTGTTAACAGCCGTCCGAACGAATATAACCGTTATGATTACATTCCATTGGGAGTGGGCATCATCATCTCTCCTTGGAACTTCCCGCTTGCGATCATGGCCGGCACAACTGTTGCTGCGATCGTAGCAGGAAACACAGTTCTATTAAAACCAGCTTCTACAACACCGGTTGTGGCTGCGAAATTTGTTGAAGTGATGGAAGAAGCAGGCCTTCCGAAGGGCGTTCTAAACTTTGTTCCGGGCAGCGGTGCAGAAGTGGGCGACTACCTGGTTGACCATAAAGACACTCGCTTTATCTCCTTCACAGGTTCACGTGATGTAGGTCTTCGCATCAACGAGCGCGCATCTAAATTAAACGAAGGCCAAATCTGGCTGAAGCGCGTCATCGCGGAAATGGGCGGTAAGGATACGATTGTTGTCGACAAAGAAGCAGACCTTGAATTAGCGGCTACTTCAATCGTGGCATCTGCTTTCGGCTTCTCCGGCCAGAAGTGCTCGGCATGCTCACGTGCAGTGATCGTAGAAGATGTATACGATCAGGTTCTGAACCGTGTGGTAGAACTGACTAATGAATTAACGCAGGGCAACCCTGAAGACCAAAGCAATTACATGGGTCCAGTGATTGACCAGGGTGCATTTGACAAGATCATGAGCTACATTGAAACCGGCAAAGAAGAAGGCAAGCTGATGACAGGCGGAGAAGGAGACAATTCTAAGGGCTTCTTTATCAAACCTACTGTATTCGCTGACCTTGCACCAGACGCGCGCTTAATGCAGGAAGAAATCTTTGGGCCAGTCGTTGGCTTCACAAAGGCAAAAGATTTCGACCATGCGCTTGAAATTGCCAACAACACTGAGTACGGCTTAACAGGAGCTGTGATCACACAGAACCGTGAGCACATCCAAAAGGCGCGTGAAGATTTCCATGTTGGAAACCTATACTTCAACCGCGGCTGTACAGGTGCGATCGTTGGATACCAGCCATTCGGCGGATTCAACATGTCAGGAACAGACTCCAAAGCAGGCGGTCCTGACTACATCCTTCTGCACATGCAGGCGAAGACTACTTCTGAAATGTACTAA
- a CDS encoding sigma-54 interaction domain-containing protein, with translation MNHREFEQLQMKSKFFQRILDEIDVGVHVVNEEGRTTFYNKKMAQIEGMDYEDVLDKNLLDVFSFNQDEDSTLLQALKNGSKIKNAKQTYFNNKGQEITTINNTFPIMENDEQIGAMEIARDVTKLEKLIRENMNKRGDTRYTFDSIIGSSSEIHEVIEASKRATRTSSSVLIIGETGTGKELFAQSIHNGSSRSSKPFISQNCAALPDSLIEGLLFGTKKGAFTGSIERPGLFEQANGGTLLLDEINSLNPSLQAKLLRVLQEKTVRRVGDTKDRTIDVRIIATINEDPIDAISENRMRKDLYYRLSVVSLFIPPLRERRKDIRDLAQFFIEKYNQLFGMNVAEIDEEVMSKFEQYDWPGNVRELEHIIEGAMNLLDQEEAISYVHLPLHFRNKPQFKEEPHETGHLEDLLIQKNKPVKTLEQYIQEAETYYLKKVLKHHGNNITQAAKSLGMSRQNLQYRLKKYGFRKENS, from the coding sequence ATGAATCACAGGGAATTTGAACAGCTCCAAATGAAAAGCAAGTTCTTTCAGCGGATATTAGATGAAATTGATGTTGGTGTCCATGTAGTGAATGAGGAAGGACGAACTACATTCTATAATAAAAAAATGGCCCAAATAGAAGGCATGGATTATGAAGATGTATTGGATAAAAATCTGCTGGATGTATTTTCTTTCAATCAGGACGAAGACAGCACCTTACTTCAGGCGCTCAAAAATGGCAGCAAAATTAAAAATGCCAAACAAACCTATTTTAACAATAAGGGACAGGAAATCACCACGATCAATAACACTTTTCCAATTATGGAAAATGATGAACAGATAGGCGCTATGGAAATCGCACGTGATGTGACCAAGCTTGAAAAGCTGATCAGAGAAAATATGAATAAACGCGGAGACACACGCTATACTTTCGATAGTATTATTGGAAGCAGCTCAGAAATCCATGAAGTTATTGAAGCGAGCAAAAGAGCAACCCGGACAAGTTCTTCTGTCCTTATTATCGGGGAGACCGGCACGGGGAAAGAGCTTTTTGCCCAAAGCATCCATAATGGCAGCAGCCGCTCTTCAAAACCATTTATCTCCCAAAATTGCGCTGCTCTTCCTGACAGTCTGATAGAGGGTCTTTTATTCGGCACAAAAAAAGGGGCATTTACAGGCTCCATTGAAAGGCCAGGATTGTTTGAACAGGCAAATGGCGGAACTTTGCTGCTGGATGAAATCAATTCACTTAATCCCTCCCTGCAGGCAAAGCTTTTGAGAGTTTTGCAGGAAAAAACGGTCAGAAGGGTCGGTGACACGAAAGACCGGACAATAGATGTAAGAATTATAGCAACTATTAACGAAGACCCGATTGATGCTATCTCAGAAAACCGCATGCGAAAAGATTTATATTACAGGCTTAGTGTTGTTTCCCTCTTTATTCCGCCTCTGCGTGAGAGAAGAAAGGATATCCGGGATCTTGCACAATTTTTCATAGAAAAATACAATCAGCTATTTGGGATGAATGTAGCGGAAATCGATGAAGAAGTAATGAGCAAATTCGAGCAATACGATTGGCCGGGCAATGTAAGGGAACTGGAGCATATTATCGAAGGTGCCATGAATCTGCTTGATCAGGAAGAAGCGATCAGCTATGTGCATTTGCCTCTTCATTTCCGGAATAAGCCTCAATTCAAGGAGGAACCGCACGAAACCGGTCATTTGGAGGATTTGCTTATACAGAAAAACAAGCCTGTTAAAACACTAGAACAATATATACAGGAAGCTGAGACCTACTATTTAAAGAAAGTCCTTAAACACCATGGCAATAATATAACCCAAGCAGCAAAATCCCTTGGCATGAGCCGGCAAAATCTGCAGTATCGGCTGAAAAAGTACGGATTCAGGAAAGAAAACAGCTGA
- a CDS encoding group I truncated hemoglobin, giving the protein MAEQTLYEKVGGGESIEKVVDYFYEELVLKDPTVNQFFEHTDMAKQKRHQSKFISYALGGPNQYSGNSMAKAHEGMDLQPEHFDAIARHLHDALAHFGVSERDIDEALTRVAALRDDILYK; this is encoded by the coding sequence ATGGCAGAGCAGACACTTTACGAAAAAGTAGGCGGCGGAGAATCTATTGAAAAGGTTGTTGATTATTTTTACGAGGAACTGGTATTGAAGGATCCGACCGTCAATCAGTTTTTCGAGCATACTGATATGGCAAAGCAGAAGCGGCATCAATCCAAGTTCATCAGTTATGCTCTGGGAGGGCCAAATCAGTATTCAGGCAATTCCATGGCAAAAGCACATGAGGGAATGGATCTGCAGCCGGAACACTTTGATGCGATTGCCAGGCATCTGCATGATGCACTTGCCCATTTTGGAGTGAGTGAGAGGGATATCGACGAAGCTTTGACTCGTGTGGCAGCGCTTAGGGACGATATTCTATACAAATAA
- the nhaC gene encoding Na+/H+ antiporter NhaC, which produces MKEITGKKIPFWFAVLPLLVMIAAMIITIVKFEGSPHVPLIAGTIVSAFIAWRFGYKWNDIEEGFYKGIKLALPAILIIIMVGLTIGSWIGGGIVATMVFYGLKLMTPSMFLVSICIICAIVALAIGSSWSVMGTIGVAGMGIGISMGIPAPMVAGAIISGAYFGDKMSPLSDTTNLAAGITGTDLFDHIKHMFYTTIPALVIAIIAYWLLGRQFGGDDVKSEKITDVMNVLSESFVISPWLLLVPLIVIGLVAKKVPALPALAVGVFLGWLCHIFVQGGAVGDAVNTLQGGFSIESGNSMVDELFNRGGIDDMMYTVSLTIVAMAFGGVMEQTGMLKAIVEQILKLARSARSLVATTVLSAFFTNVAAAEQYISILLPGRMYTQAFKDKNLQSKNLSRALEDGGTVTSVFVPWNTCAVFIMSTLSVHPFEYAPYAILNFTVPILAIIFAMLGYKITFMSDQERKEIEEKDQLAS; this is translated from the coding sequence ATGAAAGAAATAACAGGAAAGAAAATTCCCTTCTGGTTTGCGGTGCTTCCGCTGCTGGTCATGATTGCTGCAATGATTATTACGATTGTTAAGTTTGAGGGAAGCCCTCATGTGCCTTTAATTGCCGGAACGATTGTATCCGCTTTCATTGCCTGGCGTTTTGGCTATAAGTGGAATGATATTGAAGAAGGCTTTTATAAAGGCATTAAGCTGGCGCTTCCGGCTATTTTAATTATTATAATGGTGGGCTTGACTATTGGATCCTGGATTGGCGGGGGAATTGTAGCGACAATGGTCTTTTATGGGCTGAAGCTAATGACACCATCAATGTTTCTGGTGTCCATCTGCATAATTTGTGCAATTGTTGCTCTTGCAATCGGGAGCTCATGGTCTGTTATGGGAACGATTGGCGTTGCCGGAATGGGTATTGGAATCAGCATGGGCATACCGGCACCAATGGTTGCAGGGGCTATTATCTCAGGCGCCTATTTTGGAGATAAAATGTCTCCGCTGTCAGACACGACTAATTTGGCTGCAGGAATTACAGGTACAGACCTTTTCGATCATATAAAGCACATGTTTTATACCACCATTCCGGCGCTGGTCATTGCCATTATTGCTTATTGGCTTTTGGGAAGGCAATTCGGCGGGGATGATGTAAAAAGTGAGAAGATTACCGATGTAATGAATGTTTTATCAGAAAGTTTCGTCATATCTCCTTGGCTATTATTGGTTCCTTTAATTGTTATAGGTTTAGTGGCAAAAAAAGTGCCTGCATTGCCCGCGCTTGCGGTTGGCGTTTTCCTTGGCTGGCTTTGCCATATTTTTGTGCAGGGCGGCGCTGTAGGGGATGCGGTGAATACACTCCAGGGCGGGTTTTCGATTGAATCAGGGAACTCGATGGTGGACGAGCTATTTAATAGAGGCGGCATTGACGATATGATGTATACCGTTTCCCTTACGATAGTAGCGATGGCCTTTGGAGGAGTTATGGAGCAGACCGGCATGCTAAAAGCCATTGTTGAACAAATCCTGAAATTGGCCCGTTCAGCAAGGAGCTTGGTAGCCACTACCGTGCTATCTGCATTCTTTACCAATGTAGCAGCTGCAGAGCAGTATATTTCCATTTTGCTGCCGGGCAGAATGTACACTCAGGCATTTAAGGATAAAAACCTGCAATCTAAAAATCTTTCACGGGCCCTTGAAGATGGAGGTACCGTCACGTCCGTTTTTGTTCCATGGAATACTTGTGCAGTGTTTATCATGTCAACACTGTCCGTTCATCCATTTGAATATGCACCATACGCAATTTTAAATTTCACTGTGCCGATCCTGGCTATTATCTTTGCGATGCTTGGCTACAAAATAACATTCATGAGTGACCAGGAACGAAAAGAAATAGAAGAAAAAGATCAATTAGCATCTTAG